Proteins co-encoded in one Bremerella sp. TYQ1 genomic window:
- the proC gene encoding pyrroline-5-carboxylate reductase, whose protein sequence is MTNDSPPVGFLGAGQMALAMAQGFVTRGGVKAAKILAADPFEAARSRFEQTISGAKTTDSNQKVIDQSDVVFIAVKPQMMADAAKSLTKVPENCLLVSIAAGVPISRLSELFSTKRIIRVMPNTPCLVGLAACAFSAAEDCQPTDIELTQKLLEATGVALQVPEKQLDAVTGLSGSGPAFVYMMIEAMSDAGVRQGLPRHVALQLAAQTVKGAAEMVMSTGEHPAALKDNVTSPGGTTIAGVHELEKKGFRAAVIDAISAATERSRELGQD, encoded by the coding sequence ATGACCAACGATTCGCCTCCAGTCGGTTTCCTTGGCGCCGGGCAAATGGCCCTGGCAATGGCCCAAGGTTTCGTCACCCGCGGTGGCGTAAAAGCTGCTAAGATCCTGGCTGCCGATCCGTTCGAAGCAGCTCGAAGTCGTTTCGAGCAAACGATTTCCGGGGCGAAGACAACCGACTCGAACCAGAAAGTGATCGACCAGAGCGATGTCGTCTTTATTGCGGTGAAGCCGCAAATGATGGCCGACGCAGCGAAGTCTTTGACGAAAGTCCCTGAAAACTGCTTGCTGGTTTCGATTGCCGCTGGCGTCCCGATTTCTCGACTAAGTGAACTTTTTAGTACGAAACGCATCATACGAGTGATGCCTAACACGCCCTGCTTGGTTGGCTTGGCAGCGTGCGCATTCTCCGCAGCAGAAGATTGCCAGCCAACTGATATCGAGCTTACCCAGAAGCTGCTCGAAGCCACCGGAGTGGCGCTGCAAGTTCCGGAGAAGCAACTGGATGCGGTGACCGGGCTGTCCGGAAGTGGTCCGGCATTCGTCTACATGATGATCGAAGCGATGAGCGATGCCGGCGTTCGTCAGGGCCTTCCACGGCACGTTGCGCTGCAGCTTGCTGCTCAAACGGTCAAAGGGGCTGCCGAGATGGTGATGAGCACCGGAGAGCATCCTGCGGCTTTGAAAGACAACGTGACCAGTCCCGGCGGGACGACCATTGCTGGTGTGCACGAACTCGAGAAAAAGGGCTTTCGTGCGGCAGTTATCGACGCAATTTCGGCTGCGACCGAGCGTTCTCGAGAATTAGGGCAGGATTGA
- the ettA gene encoding energy-dependent translational throttle protein EttA: MSKNFIFQMERMTKKIGPREVLKEVWLSFYPGAKIGVLGRNGAGKSTLLKIMAGIDKEFDGQARLMPGFTAGYLPQEPQLNPEKNVLENVEEAVAERRGLLTRFNEITGKLGEDLPEDEMNALYEEMATLQDKIEATNSWELDREIEIAMNAMNLPDADADVTKLSGGERRRVALCKLLLQKPDLLLLDEPTNHLDAESILWLEHHLDAYHGTIVAVTHDRYFLDNVAGWILELDRGKGIPFEGNYSSWLEQKQKRLAVEEKQSEARQKTLEKELEWIRSSAKAKQSKGKARVNAYEKMAAEQFEDHPEEFEIQIPPGKHLGNKVIEVKNVNKAFDDNVLVENLNFNLPPGGIVGIIGPNGAGKTTLFRMLTGQDQPDSGEISIGDTVELGYVDQSRDALDPEKTVFQEISGGHDTIELGKRKINARSYVSRFNFKGPDQEKKVGVLSGGERNRVHLATLLRRGSNVLLLDEPTNDLDVDTLRALEEAILNYAGCVVVTSHDRWFLDRIATHILAFEGDGYVHWCEGNFDTYERQRKERLGVNADEPHRFKYKKLKR; the protein is encoded by the coding sequence ATGAGCAAGAACTTTATCTTCCAAATGGAACGGATGACCAAGAAGATTGGTCCACGTGAAGTCTTAAAGGAGGTTTGGTTATCTTTCTATCCAGGCGCAAAAATTGGCGTTTTAGGAAGAAATGGTGCCGGGAAGAGTACCCTCCTCAAGATCATGGCAGGAATCGATAAGGAGTTTGACGGACAAGCTCGCCTTATGCCGGGCTTTACGGCAGGATATTTGCCGCAGGAGCCACAGCTTAACCCGGAAAAGAATGTCCTCGAAAATGTGGAAGAAGCAGTCGCGGAACGTCGCGGTTTGCTGACCCGTTTTAACGAGATCACCGGTAAGCTGGGGGAAGATCTTCCCGAAGACGAGATGAACGCCCTCTACGAAGAGATGGCTACGTTGCAAGATAAGATTGAAGCGACCAACAGTTGGGAGCTCGATCGCGAAATCGAAATCGCGATGAACGCGATGAATCTGCCCGATGCAGATGCAGACGTGACGAAGCTTTCTGGCGGTGAACGCCGCCGCGTCGCGCTTTGTAAGCTGCTGCTACAGAAGCCTGACTTGTTGCTGCTGGACGAACCGACGAACCACTTGGACGCCGAATCGATTCTGTGGCTCGAGCATCACCTGGACGCTTATCACGGGACGATTGTGGCGGTGACCCACGATCGTTACTTCCTGGATAACGTTGCCGGTTGGATTTTGGAACTCGACCGCGGCAAAGGCATTCCGTTCGAGGGCAATTACTCTTCCTGGCTGGAGCAAAAGCAAAAGCGTCTCGCTGTGGAAGAGAAGCAAAGCGAAGCTCGTCAGAAGACTTTGGAGAAGGAGTTGGAATGGATTCGCTCTTCCGCCAAAGCGAAGCAGTCCAAGGGTAAAGCTCGTGTGAACGCCTATGAAAAGATGGCCGCCGAGCAGTTTGAGGATCACCCAGAAGAATTTGAGATCCAGATCCCCCCAGGAAAGCACCTCGGCAATAAAGTCATCGAGGTCAAAAACGTCAACAAAGCGTTTGACGACAACGTCCTGGTCGAGAACCTCAATTTCAATCTTCCGCCAGGCGGTATCGTCGGCATCATTGGGCCGAACGGGGCTGGTAAGACGACCCTGTTCCGGATGCTCACTGGGCAAGACCAGCCTGATTCAGGCGAAATCAGCATCGGCGATACGGTTGAACTGGGGTATGTCGATCAGTCGCGCGATGCGTTGGATCCGGAGAAAACCGTGTTCCAAGAGATCAGCGGCGGGCACGATACCATCGAGCTCGGCAAACGCAAGATTAACGCTCGTTCGTACGTCTCGCGCTTTAATTTCAAAGGCCCCGATCAAGAGAAGAAAGTCGGCGTCCTTTCCGGGGGTGAACGAAACCGCGTTCACCTGGCGACATTGCTCCGTCGTGGCTCGAACGTGCTGCTTCTTGACGAACCGACGAACGACTTGGACGTCGATACGCTGCGAGCACTAGAAGAAGCCATTTTGAACTATGCCGGCTGCGTCGTCGTAACAAGCCACGATCGCTGGTTCCTCGACCGAATTGCGACCCACATCCTTGCCTTTGAAGGGGATGGTTACGTGCATTGGTGCGAAGGGAACTTCGATACCTACGAGCGTCAGCGTAAAGAGCGTCTCGGCGTGAACGCGGACGAACCGCACCGGTTTAAGTACAAGAAGCTTAAGCGATAG
- the guaA gene encoding glutamine-hydrolyzing GMP synthase → MPDTASVNSPGATDIYSERVLVLDFGSQYAQLIARRVREQHVYCEIVRHDITAERIRELAPQGIILSGGPSSVYEQDAPKCDPGIFDLDIPILGICYGMQLMCDRFGGNVRNASAREYGHAHIKINDANDLLAGLPDETDVWMSHGDQVEQISGLFRPLASTRTCPVAAMRHVEHKQFGIQFHPEVTHTPLGSQILRNFVITICGCEGTWKLGDFARETIARIREEVGDARVICGLSGGVDSSVVAALLYRAIGDQLSCILVDNGLLRKDEEAAVIAEFSSHFKTDLHVVNARERFLKKLEGISDPQEKRRRIGYEFIECFKEEATKIKDAKYLAQGTLYPDVIESGAAQDGPAAVIKLHHNVGGLPEELGFDLVEPLRDLFKDEVRRLGIELGLPEDIVWRHPFPGPGLAVRCLGEVTEEKLAVLREADAIVVNEIKSANLYRQTSQCFAVLLPVQSVGVMGDARTYDNAVCVRCVDTDDFMTATWSDLPYDVLARISTRIINEVKGVNRVCYDISTKPPATIEWE, encoded by the coding sequence ATGCCTGATACCGCCTCCGTCAATTCCCCTGGTGCCACCGATATCTATTCGGAACGCGTGCTCGTTCTCGACTTTGGTTCGCAGTATGCCCAGTTGATTGCTCGCCGCGTGCGTGAACAGCACGTTTACTGCGAGATCGTTCGGCATGACATCACCGCCGAGCGTATTCGCGAGTTGGCACCGCAAGGCATCATTCTCTCTGGCGGGCCTTCGAGTGTGTACGAACAAGATGCACCGAAGTGTGATCCTGGCATCTTCGATCTGGACATTCCGATCCTGGGCATCTGTTACGGCATGCAACTGATGTGTGATCGTTTCGGTGGCAACGTGCGAAATGCGTCGGCCCGGGAATATGGTCACGCTCATATCAAAATCAACGACGCCAACGATCTGCTGGCCGGCTTGCCTGACGAAACCGACGTTTGGATGAGTCACGGCGATCAGGTCGAGCAGATCAGCGGTTTGTTCCGTCCTTTGGCATCGACGCGAACTTGCCCAGTGGCTGCGATGCGTCACGTCGAGCACAAGCAGTTCGGCATTCAGTTCCATCCCGAAGTAACTCATACGCCGCTTGGCAGTCAGATTCTGCGAAATTTCGTGATCACCATTTGCGGGTGCGAAGGAACCTGGAAACTGGGCGATTTCGCACGCGAGACGATTGCTCGAATTCGCGAAGAAGTGGGCGATGCTCGCGTAATCTGTGGGCTTTCCGGCGGTGTCGATTCGTCGGTAGTTGCCGCTCTGCTATATAGAGCCATTGGCGATCAGCTTTCCTGCATCCTGGTCGACAACGGTCTGCTGAGAAAAGATGAAGAAGCGGCTGTTATTGCCGAATTCTCGTCCCATTTCAAAACCGACTTGCATGTCGTGAATGCCCGGGAACGCTTCTTGAAGAAGCTGGAAGGCATCTCTGATCCACAGGAAAAGCGACGCCGGATCGGTTACGAGTTCATCGAGTGCTTCAAAGAAGAAGCAACGAAGATCAAGGATGCCAAGTACTTGGCCCAAGGGACGCTTTACCCCGACGTGATCGAAAGTGGTGCCGCCCAAGACGGACCTGCCGCCGTGATCAAATTGCACCATAACGTGGGTGGTTTGCCCGAGGAACTTGGTTTCGATTTAGTCGAGCCGCTACGTGACTTGTTTAAAGACGAAGTCCGGCGTTTGGGCATCGAACTGGGCCTGCCGGAAGATATTGTTTGGCGTCATCCTTTCCCTGGGCCTGGTCTCGCGGTTCGCTGCTTGGGCGAAGTAACCGAAGAAAAGTTGGCTGTTCTGCGAGAAGCGGACGCGATTGTCGTGAACGAAATCAAGTCGGCCAACCTCTATCGTCAAACCTCACAGTGCTTCGCGGTGTTGCTGCCTGTGCAAAGCGTTGGCGTGATGGGAGATGCCCGAACGTATGACAATGCGGTTTGTGTTCGTTGCGTCGATACGGATGACTTCATGACGGCAACGTGGAGCGACCTTCCGTATGACGTCTTGGCACGCATCTCGACACGAATCATCAACGAAGTCAAAGGCGTCAATCGTGTCTGTTACGATATCAGTACGAAGCCGCCGGCCACGATCGAGTGGGAATAA
- a CDS encoding carboxypeptidase-like regulatory domain-containing protein, translating to MQRLSWVTLCLVATAPLFGCNSSGNSEVTGKITRTDGQAVTGGRITFTSQNPPVSASSRIAPDGSYELSSVEPGDGAPAGRYQVTIVSKVSSAGGDDRSGRSIATSKSLVHEKYADLRTSELTAEVNPGANSIDFEVDPPK from the coding sequence ATGCAACGTCTCAGTTGGGTAACACTCTGTCTTGTCGCGACGGCACCTCTGTTTGGGTGCAATTCGTCAGGCAATTCGGAAGTCACCGGCAAAATAACGCGAACCGATGGCCAAGCTGTTACTGGGGGCCGGATCACGTTTACTTCGCAAAATCCTCCGGTCAGTGCGTCTTCGCGAATCGCTCCGGATGGATCGTACGAATTGTCATCGGTCGAGCCAGGTGATGGGGCTCCGGCCGGGCGCTATCAGGTGACGATTGTCTCGAAAGTCAGCTCGGCCGGGGGCGACGATCGAAGTGGTCGCTCGATCGCAACGTCGAAGTCGCTCGTTCACGAGAAGTATGCGGACCTTCGAACGTCGGAACTGACTGCCGAAGTCAATCCAGGGGCGAACTCGATCGACTTCGAGGTCGATCCGCCTAAGTAA
- a CDS encoding DUF1559 domain-containing protein: MSNFRFSNSNRTQRGFTLVELLVVIAIIGVLIALLLPAVQQAREAARRMQCTANMKQLGLAVHNFHDTYDKMVPLAVGKEGHSAFSLLLPYLEQDNLYNQMDMLTQPDRGVNLTALTSEGAKGLSIFMCPSRSAREMNGNGGNHYDGSGFAAYDYGIVTYHGGNTGWDEWNLHNDASQSNQRQALRMAKTNHSGIPNLDSVTVTTWSGRDSFARVTDGLSNTALFAEKHVPSEKLGACCTPENGERDGVIFNFGSWGRAHGLLLPVRGRGFAKGPQDVIYNLHNAGEPQLGSWHSGNVVNMLLADGAVQTISPTMSQIVLERMVMCNDGEVNSIQ, from the coding sequence ATGTCTAACTTTCGTTTCAGCAATTCAAATCGTACGCAGCGAGGTTTCACCCTTGTTGAGTTGTTGGTCGTGATCGCCATCATCGGTGTGTTGATCGCTTTACTGTTGCCGGCCGTGCAGCAAGCTCGCGAAGCTGCTCGTCGCATGCAGTGCACTGCCAACATGAAACAGCTCGGTTTGGCCGTTCATAACTTCCATGATACGTACGACAAGATGGTGCCTCTGGCGGTCGGCAAAGAAGGCCATTCCGCTTTCTCGCTGTTGCTTCCTTACTTGGAGCAAGACAATCTGTACAACCAGATGGACATGCTGACCCAGCCTGACCGTGGCGTGAATCTAACCGCGTTGACGTCGGAAGGTGCCAAGGGGCTAAGCATTTTCATGTGCCCTTCCCGATCGGCTCGTGAAATGAATGGCAACGGTGGCAATCACTACGATGGCTCTGGCTTTGCTGCCTATGACTACGGAATTGTGACTTACCACGGCGGAAACACCGGATGGGACGAGTGGAATTTGCACAACGATGCCAGCCAGTCGAATCAGCGTCAAGCTTTGCGAATGGCGAAGACCAATCACAGTGGCATCCCGAATCTTGACTCGGTAACTGTCACCACTTGGAGTGGACGCGATTCGTTTGCCCGCGTGACTGATGGTTTGAGCAACACGGCTCTATTCGCCGAAAAGCATGTTCCATCGGAAAAGCTCGGGGCTTGCTGCACGCCAGAAAACGGCGAACGTGACGGGGTGATCTTCAACTTCGGCAGTTGGGGACGTGCTCATGGCTTGCTGCTGCCGGTTCGCGGTCGCGGGTTTGCAAAGGGGCCGCAAGATGTGATTTACAACCTGCATAATGCTGGCGAACCACAATTGGGTAGCTGGCACTCCGGCAATGTTGTCAACATGCTGTTGGCTGACGGTGCCGTGCAGACGATTTCCCCGACTATGAGCCAGATCGTTCTGGAACGAATGGTGATGTGCAACGACGGCGAAGTGAACTCGATTCAGTAA
- the surE gene encoding 5'/3'-nucleotidase SurE: MKILLANDDGIYAPGLAAMEKALRTIGDVTVIAPATEQSGVGHSITFLSPLVCKEVYDGDRLRGYAVEGSPADCVKLGVVELLDERPDLIVSGINGGLNAGINVLYSGTVGAAIEGAFFGITSIAVSLEWDEHAQFDRAAEMARQIIVQILENKSSSSRLYNLNIPTPATKLPPGEAELKVVPMGVVRYGEHFIKRKDPRNRDYYWATGNPPPEHGEEETDLSALEKGYLTLTPLHFDMTERAQIDEMKPWNLRVLD; this comes from the coding sequence ATGAAAATCTTGCTGGCGAACGACGATGGCATCTACGCACCTGGCTTGGCGGCCATGGAAAAGGCCCTCCGCACTATTGGCGACGTGACGGTAATTGCCCCTGCGACCGAGCAAAGCGGAGTAGGGCACTCGATTACCTTCCTGAGCCCTTTAGTATGTAAAGAGGTTTACGATGGTGATCGCCTCCGCGGTTACGCCGTAGAAGGAAGCCCCGCCGACTGCGTGAAACTGGGCGTCGTGGAACTGCTCGACGAGCGGCCTGACTTGATTGTCAGCGGGATCAATGGCGGACTGAACGCCGGGATTAACGTTCTTTATTCCGGGACTGTTGGGGCGGCAATCGAAGGAGCCTTCTTTGGTATCACCAGCATTGCCGTTTCGCTGGAATGGGATGAACATGCCCAGTTCGATCGCGCCGCAGAGATGGCCCGGCAAATAATTGTCCAGATACTGGAGAACAAATCTTCTTCGTCCAGGCTGTATAACCTGAACATTCCCACCCCCGCTACGAAGCTACCTCCTGGCGAAGCGGAACTGAAAGTCGTGCCAATGGGTGTGGTTCGCTATGGCGAGCACTTCATCAAGCGCAAAGATCCCCGAAACCGTGACTATTACTGGGCTACCGGCAATCCGCCGCCGGAACATGGCGAAGAAGAAACCGATCTTTCGGCGCTCGAAAAAGGGTATCTGACCCTCACGCCGCTTCACTTCGATATGACCGAACGGGCACAAATCGATGAAATGAAGCCTTGGAATCTCCGCGTTCTTGATTAG
- a CDS encoding sulfatase-like hydrolase/transferase, with amino-acid sequence MNTRLFCVVLAAFLTVPTLVSAQQRPNFLVIQCDDLGYGDLECYGHPSIKTPHLNQLASEGVRLTSCYAAAPVCSPSRAGLITGQTPTQVGIYDWIPGGSPMHVQANEITVAKLLRDAGYQTGLFGKWHCNGQFNSPKQPQPNDLGFDYWFATQNNAAPTHKNPKNFVRNGKPVGPTDDFSCQVVANEADQWLANIRDKSKPFFALVTFHEPHEPIDSPEALVESYPNAKKKGEALYYANVTNMDRAVGQLMKTLDDLNLRENTLVFFTSDNGPETLNRYGRAWRSHGSPGELRGMKLHIYEGGIRVPGIVRLPGKLSPGSESDIPVCSLDLLPTFCEMAGVDVPANSKLDGTSLVPMLSGQTVQRTKPLFWHYYRAYGDAKVAVRDGDWKLVALWDDGEVKPGAAYQKGDYPLIKNAKFKAFELYNLTEDKKEQNNVADEHPKVVAELKKALLDKYQEAIANAPNWFAETN; translated from the coding sequence ATGAACACTCGACTCTTTTGCGTAGTGCTGGCTGCGTTCTTGACTGTGCCGACGTTGGTCTCCGCACAGCAGCGTCCCAACTTCCTAGTAATTCAGTGCGATGATCTCGGCTACGGCGACTTAGAGTGCTATGGGCACCCAAGTATCAAGACGCCTCATCTGAATCAGCTGGCAAGCGAAGGCGTGCGTTTAACTTCCTGTTATGCGGCAGCCCCGGTTTGTTCGCCATCGCGAGCCGGATTGATCACCGGGCAAACACCCACGCAGGTTGGCATTTATGATTGGATCCCTGGCGGTTCGCCGATGCATGTGCAAGCAAATGAAATCACGGTGGCCAAATTGCTGCGTGACGCCGGTTATCAAACAGGGCTCTTTGGTAAGTGGCACTGCAACGGCCAATTCAATTCGCCGAAGCAGCCGCAGCCGAACGATCTTGGTTTTGATTATTGGTTCGCGACGCAGAACAACGCGGCGCCTACGCATAAGAACCCCAAGAACTTCGTTCGCAATGGGAAGCCTGTTGGTCCTACGGATGACTTCTCGTGCCAGGTCGTCGCCAATGAAGCGGATCAGTGGCTGGCGAATATTCGTGACAAGTCGAAACCATTTTTCGCATTGGTGACTTTTCATGAACCGCACGAGCCCATTGATTCGCCGGAAGCATTGGTCGAGTCCTACCCCAACGCGAAGAAAAAAGGGGAAGCGTTGTACTATGCCAATGTCACGAACATGGATCGTGCCGTCGGGCAGTTGATGAAAACGCTGGACGATCTCAATTTGCGTGAAAACACGTTGGTTTTCTTCACCAGCGATAACGGCCCCGAGACACTCAATCGCTATGGAAGAGCATGGCGATCGCATGGTTCGCCGGGGGAACTGCGGGGAATGAAGCTGCACATTTATGAAGGTGGCATTCGCGTGCCAGGCATCGTTCGGTTGCCTGGAAAGCTCTCGCCAGGTAGCGAGTCAGACATTCCTGTTTGTTCGCTCGACTTGTTGCCGACGTTCTGTGAGATGGCTGGCGTTGATGTCCCGGCCAATTCTAAACTCGACGGCACAAGTTTAGTGCCCATGCTCAGTGGTCAAACGGTTCAGCGTACCAAGCCACTCTTCTGGCATTACTATCGGGCCTACGGCGACGCCAAAGTGGCGGTCCGCGACGGCGATTGGAAGCTGGTCGCTTTGTGGGACGATGGCGAAGTCAAACCAGGGGCAGCCTATCAAAAGGGAGACTACCCGCTGATCAAGAACGCAAAGTTCAAAGCCTTCGAGCTTTACAATCTGACAGAGGATAAGAAAGAGCAGAACAACGTCGCGGACGAGCATCCGAAGGTGGTCGCGGAGCTGAAGAAAGCGCTGCTCGACAAGTATCAAGAGGCAATCGCCAACGCACCGAATTGGTTCGCCGAAACGAACTAG
- a CDS encoding tetratricopeptide repeat protein — translation MYTESLANLFRCLAILSLAFGFSRVGVAQDQSDTDGLQQLTAELREALSQDDSPQAVQVLDQLIKLQPQQPQLYYLRACENYKAENFRRSVDDFDQLIKLQPDRKDSLWERGISCYYAGDYADGAQQFLDYQNYHDQDVENSVWRYLCLAKSESLAKARETLIPIERDPRPGLQEVLELYRGNATPEKLLEQMEQSELTGQAQAGYRFYTLLYVGLYYVAEGQDKLASKYLAMAADRKLLEAGPSRISEYMWLTAGIAQRDVEKRLAKDAEKQK, via the coding sequence ATGTACACCGAGAGTTTGGCGAACTTGTTCCGCTGTTTGGCAATTCTTAGTCTGGCTTTTGGCTTTTCACGTGTGGGAGTCGCGCAAGATCAAAGCGACACCGACGGATTACAACAGCTAACCGCGGAACTTCGCGAAGCCCTTTCTCAGGACGACAGCCCCCAAGCGGTTCAAGTACTCGACCAATTGATTAAGCTCCAGCCACAGCAGCCTCAGCTTTATTACCTGCGCGCCTGCGAGAACTATAAAGCAGAGAACTTTCGTCGATCGGTGGACGATTTCGATCAGTTAATCAAGCTGCAGCCAGATCGAAAGGACAGCCTGTGGGAACGTGGCATTTCCTGCTACTACGCAGGCGACTATGCCGACGGAGCTCAGCAGTTTCTCGACTATCAGAATTACCACGATCAGGACGTCGAGAACTCGGTTTGGCGGTATCTTTGCCTCGCGAAGTCCGAGAGCCTGGCCAAAGCTCGGGAAACATTGATTCCGATCGAGCGTGATCCGCGACCTGGGCTCCAGGAAGTGCTGGAGCTTTATCGGGGCAACGCCACGCCAGAAAAACTACTCGAGCAAATGGAGCAGTCCGAGCTGACGGGGCAAGCTCAAGCTGGGTACCGTTTTTATACGCTTCTTTATGTCGGTCTGTATTATGTGGCCGAGGGACAAGACAAGCTGGCATCCAAATACCTTGCGATGGCGGCGGACCGAAAGCTACTGGAAGCAGGGCCTTCGCGTATCAGCGAGTACATGTGGCTGACGGCAGGAATCGCTCAGCGAGACGTTGAAAAGCGGCTTGCGAAAGATGCCGAGAAGCAAAAGTAG